Within Micromonospora narathiwatensis, the genomic segment AGGTGGAGTTCATCAGGAACCGGCCGGCCGGGGCGACGAGCACCAGCGGGAACCGGCGGGCCAGCTCCGGGTCGGCGGCCTCCGCCGGCGGGGTGTAGCCGGGCAGTGGATCCACCCCGTACCGGACCAGCGCCGGGTCGTGCAGCCGGGCCCGGCCGTCCGGCGTGGGAAAGCCGCCGTCGGCGTACGGGGCCGTCCCGACCGCCACCCCGGTGGCCCGGGCGTACGTCCGCTCGCGCAGCTCCTCGAAGCTGAGCGGGGTGCCGTGGAGCAGTTGCCGGGCCAGGTCCTCGTCGCTGTCCCGCAGCCGGGGGTGGTCGATGCCCAGCGCGGCGGCGATCCGGCGGAAGATCTCGGTGTTCGGCAGCGCCTCGCCCGGCGCCCGGGTCACCGGCAGGTTCAGCGTCGTGTAGTGGTGGCCGTAGGAGGAGTGCAGGTCCAGGTGCTCGGGCTGCATGGTGGCCGGCAGCACGACGTCGGCGAAGTCGCAGGTGTCGGTCCAGCGTTGCTCCAGCACGACGGTGAACAGGTCGTCGCGGCGCAGGCCGGTGAGCAGCCGGGTCTGGTCGGGGGCGGTGGCGGCCGGGTTGGCGTTGAAGACCACCAGGGACGTCACCGGCGGGTCGGCCTCCCCGGTGAGCACGGCGGCGAGCCGGCTCATGTTCACCGACCGGGCGGGCGGGGCCGGCAGGTCCGGCGGGCGGACCACCGGACCCTCGTCGATCGGATGGTGCCCGCTGGTCGAGACGAGGGCGCCCCCGCCCGGGTACCGGAAATCCCCGGTGACCAGCGGCAGCGCGCAGACCGCCCGGATCGCCTGGCCCGCGCCCTGGTGCCGTTGCAGGCCCAGGCCGACCCGGACCGCGGTGGGCCGGGTGGTGGCGATCCGCTCGCCGAGACGGCGGACCACCTCGACCGGCAGGCCGCACTCGGCGGCGGCCCGCTCCACCGGCCATTCGCCGAGCCGGACCGCCAGCTCCGGCCAGCCGACGGTGTGCGCCGCGAGCCACCGCTCGTCGGCCGCGCCGGCGTCGAGGACGTGCCGCATCAGCCCGAGCGCCAACGCGGCGTCGGTGCCGGGCAGCGGGGCGACGTGCTCGTCGCTGCGGGCGGCGGTGTCCGTGCGCAGCGGGTCGACGGTGACCAGGTACGCGCCGCGCTCCCGGGCCTGCTGCACGAACGGCCACAGGTGCAGGTTGGTGGCGAGCGGGTTGGCCCCCCAGAGCACGATCAGCTTCGCGTCCACGATCGACTCGGGCTCGAAACCGACCGAACCGCCGTAGATCGAGCGTTGGGCGGCCCGCGCGGCGCCGGTGCAGATGGTGGTGTCCAGCCGCGACGCCCCCAGGTGTGCGAACAGCCGTGGGCCCATGCTCCAGCCCTGCACGTGCCCCATCGTGCCGGCGAAGTAGTAGGGCAGGACTGCCTCCGGGCCGTCCCGGTCGATGCTCGCGCGCAGCCCGGCGGCCACCCGGTTGACCGCCTCGGCCCAGGTCGCCGGCCGGTAGGAGAGCTGCCCGACCCCCTTCGGCCCGGTCCGCACGTACGGGGTGGTCAGCCGGTCGGGGCCGTTGACCGCGTCGAGGTAGCGGTTGACCTTGCCGCAGAGCGCGCCCCGGGTGAACGGGTGGTCCCGGTCGCCGCGCAGGGCGACGGCCCGGCCGTCCTCCACGGTGAGCTGCCATACGCAGGTGTCCGGGCAGTCCAGCGGGCAGGCGCCGGGGTGCGTGGTGCGGACCATGCGCGGAGCCTACCGACCAGCCGGTATGAGCCGGGACAGGGCGCGCAGCGCGGTCCGTACGGTGTCCTCGTCGGCGCTGAGGCTGACCCGCAGGCCCGGCGGGGCGCCCCGCCGGGCGGCGAACTCGTCGGCGCCGGCGACCGCGATACCCCGGCGGCGGGCGGCGGTGGTGACCGCCTCGGCGTCGTGGTCGAGGCGTACCCAGGCGAAGGGGGCCGGCCCGGGGGCGGACGCCCGGTCGCCGAGCAGCTGCCGGGCGATCGCGGCCCGGCCGGCCAGCTCGGCGGCGCGGGTGGCGGCGAGCCGGTGCGCGGCGCCGCCGAGCACCAGCTCGGTGGCGACCTCGGCGACCAGCGGCGCGGGCGCCCAGGCGAGGGCCTGGGCGGCGGCGCGCAGCGGCTCGGCCAGGCTCGGCGGGGCGTACCGGTAGCCGATCCGCAGCCCGGGTGCGAGCGTCTTGGTGATGCCGGTCAGGTGGACCGTCCGACGGTGCCAGGCGGCGACCGGCGGCGGCCGGTCGGGCAGCAGCGCGCCGAACGGGTCCTCCTCGATGACGGTGAGGTCGTGGGCGGCGGCGACGGCGGCCAGCTCCCGGCGGCGCTCGGCCGGCATGGTGACCCCGGTGGGATTGTGCAGGGTGGGGTGCAGGTGCAGCGCGGCCACCCGGCGGCGGGCGCAGAGCCGGTCGACCGCGTCCGGCCGGGCGCCGGCCGCGTCGCTCGGCACGGTGGCCAGCTCGACGCGGAGCAGCCGGGCGGCGGCGAGCAGGCCGGGATTGGTCAGCTCGGTGGTGACCACCACCTGCCGGGGCTGGGCGAGGGCCGCCAGGGCGGCGGCGAGGCCGTGCTGCCCGCCCGCGGTCACCTCGACCGTGCCGGGGTCGGGCCGCCAGCCGGCGTGCGCCATCCAGCGGGCGCCGGCGATGCGGTGCCGGACCGCGTCGGCGTCCTCGGCGCCGACCGCCAGGGGGTCGGCGGCGATCCGGTGCAGGATCGGTGCGACGGCCCGGTGCACCGGCCCGTGCCCCGGCGGGTGCACCGCGGCGACGTCCACCACCGGCGCGGCGGCGGGGGCAGCCGGGGCGAGCGCCGGCGTGACGAAGGTGCCCCGGCCGACCTCGCCGGTGACCAGCCCGCGCCGGGCGGCCACCTGGTAGGCGCGGCCGACGGTGGCGATGGTGACGCCGAGCCGCCGGGCCAGCTCCCGCTGCGTCGGCAACCGGTCGCCGGGGCCGAGCCGGCCCGCCGCGATGTCCGCGCCGATCGCGTCGGCGAGCGTCAGGTAGCGGGGCCCGGCCCCGGACAGCCCCGCCGGCTCCCAGATTGTCACCGTGACAATCTAGCCGCCGGGACGGCCGGCCACCGTCGGATTGTCACCGTGACAATCCGGTCCGCCCGACCTCCCGGGTACGCGGGCCAGGCTGCCCGCATGACCGTCACCTCTGCCGCCCTGTGGCGGCACGCCACCTTCCGCCGGCTCTGGCTCTCCGACGCGGTCAGCACCCTCGGCACCCACGTCACCACCGTGGCGCTGCCCCTCGCGGCGCTGACCGTGCTCGACGCGGGGTCGACCGAGGTCGCCGCGCTGACCGCCGCGACGACCCTGCCGTACCTGCTACTCGGCATCCCGGCCGGGGCGATCGTGGACCGGCTGCCCCGCCGGGCGGTGCTGGTCACCGCCGACCTCGCCCGGGCGCTCCTGCTGGCCAGCGTGCCGCTCGCCTGGGCGGCCGGGCTGCTCACCCTGGCCCACCTCGTCGCGGTGGCGCTGCTTGCCGGCTGCGCCACGGTGCTGTTCGACGTCGCGTACTTCGCCGCGGTGCCGGCGGTGGTGCCGGCCCGTCGGCTGGCCGACGCGAACGCTCACCTGGAGGCGACCCGGGCGGTCGGGCAGACCGCCGGCCCGGGGGTGGCCGGCGTCCTGGTCGGCGCGCTCGGCGCGCCGGTCGCCCTGCTCGTCGACGTGGCCAGTTTCGTCGTCTCGGCCGTGTTCCTGGCCGGTACGCCCCGGCTGGCCCGCCCGGCCGTCCCCGGGACCGGCGGCGTCTGGCGGGACGCCGCCGGCGGGATCCGGTTCGTGCTGCGCGACCCGGTCGTCCGGGCGCTGACCCTCTGCTCCGGGCTGACCAACCTCTGGCATGCCGGCTTCCTCGCCATGCTGCTGGTGTACGCGGTCCGCGAGCTGCGTCTGCCCGCCGTCACGGTCGGCCTGCTGGTCGCCGGCGCCAACGTCGGATACCTGCTCGGCGCGGCGGTGGCCGGCCGGACTCGTACCCGCCTGGGCGTCGGGCGGGCGATCACCGGGGCGGCCGTGCTCCAGGCCGGCGCGGCGCTGGTGCTCGTGCCGCACCCGCTCGGCATCGGCGCCGGGCTGGCGGTGAACGCCTTCGCCAGCGGTCTGTACAACGTCAACGCGGTCAGCCTCCGGCAGGCCGCCACGCCGCCGGCGATGCTGTCCCGGATGACCGCCACCAGCCGGTTCGTGATCTGGGGGGCGATGCCGCTCGGCGCGGCCCTCGGCGGCGCGCTGACCGGGTTGCTGGGCGCGCCGGCGTACCTCGCGCTGGCCGCGCTGGGGATGGCCGCGGCGGCCCTGGTCACCCGCTGGTCGCCGGTGTGGCGTACCCGGGACATCCCGACCCCGGACGACCACCCGGCCGACACCGACGCGGCGGTGGCCGCCGGGCGCTGACCGCCGTTTGCCTCCGTCGGGCGCGGGTAACCGACGATCGGCTCCAGCTCGCTGCGCCGAGCTGGAGCCCCCGCGGCTTCAGGTCGCCGCGCGGCGACGACAGGAGGCGGCGTGCGGTTTCCCCGATTCGTCGAGGCGGTGTCCCGCCGCGCCGAGCTGCCCACCGGGCAGGCCGCGACGATCTCCCGCGCGGTGCTGCAGACCCTCGCCGAGCGGGTGACCGCCGGCGAGGCGGACGACCTCGCCGCGCAGTTGCCGGACGAGCTGGGCGGCTACCTGGCCACCCCGACTCCCGGCGGCGCGACCGGGGGAGGGGCCGGCTTCCTGGGCCGGGTGGCCGAGCGGGCCGGCGTCGACCCGGCGGTCGCCGAGGTGGGCACGTACGCGGTGCTCGCCACGTTGCGCGAGGCGGTGACGGTCGGCGAGTTCCGGGACCTGGTGGCGCAGCTGCCGAAGGGCTTCGACGCGATGGTCGATCCGATTCCGCGACACGACGACCGGTGACCGCTCCCCGGCGAGCGGGCCGGGTCCTATTCTTTGCTCCGTTGTGAACTGCTGAGCGGAGAAAGGTCCACGGTGAACTGGTTCGTCTCCACCGGAAGCCGCCCCCCGGCGCCGGTGCGGTTGTTCTGCCTGCCCTACGCCGGTGGCGGCGCGAGCGTGTTCCGGCGCTGGCAGCAGGGGCTCGGACCGGACGTCGAGGTGCTGCCGGTGCAACTGCCCGGCCGGGAGAACCGGATCACCGAGGACCCCCGCTTCGACGTCGCCGACGTGGCCGCCGCCATCGCCACCCGCGCCGAACCCCCGTACGCCATCTACGGCCACTCGATGGGCGGCCGGGTCGCCTTCGAGGTGGTCCGGGAGCTGTGCCGGACGGGGGCGCCGCTGCCGTTGCGGCTCTACGTCGGCGGCGCCCGCGCCCCGCACGTCACCGCCACCGGCCTCTTCGACGGGCTGTCCCGGGTGGACGACGCGGAGCTGCTGCGCCGCCTCG encodes:
- a CDS encoding molybdopterin-containing oxidoreductase family protein; amino-acid sequence: MVRTTHPGACPLDCPDTCVWQLTVEDGRAVALRGDRDHPFTRGALCGKVNRYLDAVNGPDRLTTPYVRTGPKGVGQLSYRPATWAEAVNRVAAGLRASIDRDGPEAVLPYYFAGTMGHVQGWSMGPRLFAHLGASRLDTTICTGAARAAQRSIYGGSVGFEPESIVDAKLIVLWGANPLATNLHLWPFVQQARERGAYLVTVDPLRTDTAARSDEHVAPLPGTDAALALGLMRHVLDAGAADERWLAAHTVGWPELAVRLGEWPVERAAAECGLPVEVVRRLGERIATTRPTAVRVGLGLQRHQGAGQAIRAVCALPLVTGDFRYPGGGALVSTSGHHPIDEGPVVRPPDLPAPPARSVNMSRLAAVLTGEADPPVTSLVVFNANPAATAPDQTRLLTGLRRDDLFTVVLEQRWTDTCDFADVVLPATMQPEHLDLHSSYGHHYTTLNLPVTRAPGEALPNTEIFRRIAAALGIDHPRLRDSDEDLARQLLHGTPLSFEELRERTYARATGVAVGTAPYADGGFPTPDGRARLHDPALVRYGVDPLPGYTPPAEAADPELARRFPLVLVAPAGRFLMNSTFASLPWHARRTGPPRVHLHPADAATRGLVDGDAVRVRNDRGAFLAAVAVDDATRPGLAFTYKAYWARLSPGRATVNAVTAVRDTDLGGAPTFHDCRVEVEPVPAESLTAEPPQDGAATPAPPPRGTAVGPDTATRAG
- a CDS encoding DUF2267 domain-containing protein, translating into MRFPRFVEAVSRRAELPTGQAATISRAVLQTLAERVTAGEADDLAAQLPDELGGYLATPTPGGATGGGAGFLGRVAERAGVDPAVAEVGTYAVLATLREAVTVGEFRDLVAQLPKGFDAMVDPIPRHDDR
- a CDS encoding aminotransferase-like domain-containing protein; this translates as MTIWEPAGLSGAGPRYLTLADAIGADIAAGRLGPGDRLPTQRELARRLGVTIATVGRAYQVAARRGLVTGEVGRGTFVTPALAPAAPAAAPVVDVAAVHPPGHGPVHRAVAPILHRIAADPLAVGAEDADAVRHRIAGARWMAHAGWRPDPGTVEVTAGGQHGLAAALAALAQPRQVVVTTELTNPGLLAAARLLRVELATVPSDAAGARPDAVDRLCARRRVAALHLHPTLHNPTGVTMPAERRRELAAVAAAHDLTVIEEDPFGALLPDRPPPVAAWHRRTVHLTGITKTLAPGLRIGYRYAPPSLAEPLRAAAQALAWAPAPLVAEVATELVLGGAAHRLAATRAAELAGRAAIARQLLGDRASAPGPAPFAWVRLDHDAEAVTTAARRRGIAVAGADEFAARRGAPPGLRVSLSADEDTVRTALRALSRLIPAGR
- a CDS encoding thioesterase II family protein; protein product: MNWFVSTGSRPPAPVRLFCLPYAGGGASVFRRWQQGLGPDVEVLPVQLPGRENRITEDPRFDVADVAAAIATRAEPPYAIYGHSMGGRVAFEVVRELCRTGAPLPLRLYVGGARAPHVTATGLFDGLSRVDDAELLRRLADGGGLPAELLNHPELVELLLPLLRADLGRVDGYRYVPGEPLPVPIVAFSGVRDRAVAREHSAAWAEHTAAGFTLHEIGGGHFFLLDQLDELLAAIRADLAAVVAA
- a CDS encoding MFS transporter, which produces MTVTSAALWRHATFRRLWLSDAVSTLGTHVTTVALPLAALTVLDAGSTEVAALTAATTLPYLLLGIPAGAIVDRLPRRAVLVTADLARALLLASVPLAWAAGLLTLAHLVAVALLAGCATVLFDVAYFAAVPAVVPARRLADANAHLEATRAVGQTAGPGVAGVLVGALGAPVALLVDVASFVVSAVFLAGTPRLARPAVPGTGGVWRDAAGGIRFVLRDPVVRALTLCSGLTNLWHAGFLAMLLVYAVRELRLPAVTVGLLVAGANVGYLLGAAVAGRTRTRLGVGRAITGAAVLQAGAALVLVPHPLGIGAGLAVNAFASGLYNVNAVSLRQAATPPAMLSRMTATSRFVIWGAMPLGAALGGALTGLLGAPAYLALAALGMAAAALVTRWSPVWRTRDIPTPDDHPADTDAAVAAGR